One window from the genome of Nicotiana sylvestris chromosome 9, ASM39365v2, whole genome shotgun sequence encodes:
- the LOC104240558 gene encoding calmodulin-7 — MADQLTDDQISEFKEAFSLFDKDGDGCITTKELGTVMRSLGQNPTEAELQDMINEVDADGNGTIDFPEFLNLMARKMKDTDSEEELKEAFRVFDKDQNGFISAAELRHVMTNLGEKLTDEEVDEMIREADVDGDGQINYEEFVKVMMAK, encoded by the exons ATGGCGGATCAGCTCACCGACGATCAGATCTCTGAGTTCAAAGAAGCCTTTAGTCTCTTTGACAAGGACGGAGATG GTTGCATCACAACTAAGGAGCTTGGAACTGTAATGCGTTCATTGGGGCAGAACCCAACCGAGGCTGAGCTTCAAGACATGATTAATGAAGTTGATGCTGATGGGAATGGGACCATTGATTTCCCAGAGTTCCTTAACCTGATGGCTCGCAAGATGAAGGACACTGATTCCGAGGAGGAGCTAAAGGAAGCTTTCAGAGTGTTCGACAAGGATCAGAACGGATTCATCTCAGCAGCTGAGCTTCGTCATGTCATGACAAACCTAGGCGAGAAGCTTACAGATGAAGAGGTCGACGAGATGATCCGTGAAGCTGATGTGGACGGCGATGGGCAGATCAACTACGAGGAGTTCGTCAAGGTCATGATGGCCAAGTGA
- the LOC138877199 gene encoding uncharacterized protein, giving the protein MKNRKEPSKPQSPKRTINVISGGEKVNGVTYMASKKVSKITVTHGKRVRQVLKEDSITFDDAVDGVLNLHNDALIISLIVHNTNVRRVLIDPGSSVNIILLRVVNKMQADDKLVPEARTLSSFDNSSVVTKGEIILTTFVEGVVKDTKFQVIDMDITYNMIFGRPWIHEMDVVPSTLHQVIKFPSQYVIR; this is encoded by the coding sequence atgaagaataggAAGGAACCATCAAAACCTCAATCGCCAAAGAGAACGATTAATGTCATAAGCGGAGGGGAGAAGGTCAATGGCGTAACATATATGGCATCAAAGAAGGTGTCAAAAATCACAGTCACACACGGGAAGCGAGTTCGTCAAGTTTTGAAAGAAGATAGTATAACTTTTGATGATGCAGTAGATGGCGTGTTGAATCTACATAATGATGCACTgataatatctttaattgtacatAATACTAATGTAAGACGAgttttaattgatccaggtagttctgtAAATATCATTCTTTTAAGAGTGGTAAACAAGATGCAAGCCGATGATAAATTGGTACCCGAAGCACGGACCTTGTCTAGTTTTGACAACTCAAGCGTTGTGACAAAAGGGGAGATAATACTCACTACATTCGTAGAAGGAGTAGTTAAAGATACTAAATTCCAAGTGATAGATATGGACATAACATACAATATGATTTTCGGCAGACCGTGGATTCATGAGATGGATGTTGTTCCGTCTACCCTACATCAGGTTATCAAGTTCCCTTCACAATACGTAATAAGATaa